AATCTATTATGTTCTACTGTTATTTGAATTTCAAGTTAAAAATCCCGGTGATATTTGTTGAATGCAGATGTCGCCCTCTACCGTGGTGAGGCGGAAAGAAGAACAGAAGAGCAGAAGGTGAGAGGGTGAGAAGAGCAGAAAGCAGAACGCCCGTAAGGCGTGATGCGTGAGGGAACATCTATTCAACGTTCAATGTTCTACGTTCAGAACCTTATTGTCATCGCGAGGCGAAGCCGTGGCGATCTCAAAAGATGGGATTGCCACGCCCTGCGGGCTCGCAATGACCCCCTACGTCATCCATCTTTTTGCTTCTCACTGTTCACCATTCACTATCGACTATCGACTGCCTTTATGCTATTCACTATCGACTATTCACTGCCTTTATTAGAGCTTGCACTCCCCGAAGTTCATGCAGCCTTTGAATGCGGTGTAGCGCTCCCTGATCTCTTCGTAGGCGAGTCTTTTGATCCTGTTGATGCTGAAGTCCTCCACGTTGAAGGAGGCCATCACGGTCCCCATGACGATCGCCTGTTTGATCGTCTCTGATGAGGCATCCCCGATATTGGCGAGATAGCCCATGAAGCCGCCCGCAAATGTATCGCCCGCGCCGGTCGGATCGAAGACATCTTCCAGCGGAAACGCAGGCGCGAGGAAGATCTGATCCCTGTTCATCATAAAGACGCCGTATTCCCCCCGCTTCACCACAACGCAGGTCGGACCAAGATCGATGATCTTCCGTGCGCCCTTCACGAGGTTATGCTCTTTCGATATCTCCCGGAGCTCTGCCTCGTTGATGACGAGCATATGAACGCGCTTGATGACATCCATGAGTTGTTCGTATTTGTGCTCGATCCAGAAGTTCATCGTATCGAGGACAATGGC
The sequence above is a segment of the Syntrophorhabdaceae bacterium genome. Coding sequences within it:
- a CDS encoding PfkB family carbohydrate kinase, which produces MIKLLVAGTVAYDSIETPFGKAENVLGGSALHFTNAASFFADVGIVAAVGQDFKLSEIEFLKERNVDMSGLAVDEGKTFRWEGKYGYDLNQAITLKTELNVIETYKPHVPEGFRDVDFLFLANIDPDLQAHVIDQVKSPAAIVLDTMNFWIEHKYEQLMDVIKRVHMLVINEAELREISKEHNLVKGARKIIDLGPTCVVVKRGEYGVFMMNRDQIFLAPAFPLEDVFDPTGAGDTFAGGFMGYLANIGDASSETIKQAIVMGTVMASFNVEDFSINRIKRLAYEEIRERYTAFKGCMNFGECKL